A genome region from Novipirellula caenicola includes the following:
- a CDS encoding ABC transporter ATP-binding protein, whose product MQSVISLRHICKRFGNTIALDNINLEVPAGVVFALLGENGAGKTTMIRILTGFLKPDFGAASVIGHPCDTAGLEIRKSIGYVSDAPALYEWMSAGEIGWFTSAFYPEGFLERYRELIAEFDVPEGVRLKSLSKGQRAKVALALAIAHDPSLLVLDEPTSGLDPMVRRQFLESMVDRAALGRTVLLSSHQISEVERVADWIAILHQGELKLVQPMDVLRQSTHIVVATLDDAIAAVESPAGQVLSESRSGRQVRWIVKDLADDWQSRYDDASGVKNLSASQASLEEIFIAVCGRSDRRTIRDEKVNAQV is encoded by the coding sequence ATGCAATCGGTAATTTCGCTTCGTCACATCTGCAAACGATTCGGCAACACGATCGCGCTGGACAACATTAATTTGGAAGTGCCGGCGGGAGTCGTCTTCGCGTTGCTGGGCGAAAACGGCGCAGGCAAAACGACGATGATTCGCATCTTGACCGGCTTTCTAAAACCCGATTTTGGGGCGGCCAGCGTGATCGGGCATCCCTGCGACACCGCGGGACTCGAGATTCGCAAATCGATCGGCTACGTCTCGGACGCCCCCGCACTTTATGAATGGATGTCCGCGGGTGAAATTGGTTGGTTTACGTCCGCGTTTTACCCCGAGGGATTTCTCGAGCGTTACCGCGAATTGATTGCCGAATTCGACGTCCCCGAAGGCGTCCGCCTGAAAAGCCTCAGCAAGGGACAGCGTGCGAAAGTCGCATTGGCGTTGGCGATCGCTCATGACCCGTCGCTGTTGGTCCTGGATGAACCGACCAGCGGACTTGATCCGATGGTTCGACGACAATTCTTGGAATCGATGGTGGACCGCGCCGCGCTTGGGCGCACCGTGCTGCTGAGCAGTCATCAAATTAGCGAAGTCGAGCGGGTCGCCGATTGGATTGCGATCCTGCATCAAGGCGAACTGAAACTCGTTCAACCTATGGATGTTTTGCGTCAGTCGACCCACATCGTGGTCGCGACGCTTGACGACGCCATTGCAGCGGTCGAGTCCCCTGCCGGGCAAGTGCTTTCCGAGTCACGCAGTGGTCGCCAAGTCCGCTGGATCGTCAAGGACTTGGCCGACGATTGGCAATCGCGTTATGACGACGCATCGGGAGTCAAGAATTTATCGGCAAGCCAAGCATCGCTGGAAGAAATCTTCATCGCGGTATGCGGTCGCAGCGATCGTCGCACGATCCGTGATGAAAAAGTGAACGCGCAAGTTTAA
- a CDS encoding dipeptidase, giving the protein MNLPDLLDTLAKKSDRHLSDLVEWLKIPSISSDTSRRTETAAAADWVAAKLQQAGLATELIPTHGHPMVFAETPAVPGAPVALVYGHYDVQPVEPIDQWQSPPFEPTVRNGNLYARGATDDKGQLLTHVQSVCEWLATGQPLPLQIKFLIEGEEEVGSENLERMLPELRDRLACDCVVISDSSQYADGQPAITYGLRGIATYELEVNGPSQDLHSGSFGGAVMNPAIALCHLLSSMVDREGRIQIEGFYDDVIELSQAERDAWAKLPQSDEAFAKSVGVSELFGEKGFTSDERRWARPTFDINGLQSGHQGEGVKTIIPATALAKFSFRLVANQDPVQLTAAIERHLQQHAPTGIRYTLKPDHGAPGMLANPQSKFAVAASQAIESAFGVAPVMIREGGSIPIVTRFQDVLGCDCLLMGWGLSDDNTHSPNEKFKIQDYHRGIAASAILWDELGKLSESK; this is encoded by the coding sequence ATGAACTTACCCGATTTGTTGGACACTCTGGCTAAAAAATCCGATCGCCATTTGAGCGATTTAGTCGAGTGGTTGAAAATTCCTAGTATTAGCAGCGACACTTCCCGCCGCACAGAGACCGCCGCGGCGGCCGATTGGGTTGCGGCGAAGTTGCAACAGGCGGGGTTGGCCACCGAATTGATCCCCACCCACGGGCATCCGATGGTGTTTGCCGAAACGCCCGCCGTTCCCGGGGCTCCGGTCGCATTGGTGTACGGCCACTACGACGTCCAGCCGGTCGAGCCGATTGACCAGTGGCAATCGCCTCCCTTTGAACCGACCGTTCGCAACGGCAATCTGTATGCTCGCGGGGCAACCGACGACAAAGGCCAACTGCTGACTCACGTGCAAAGCGTTTGTGAGTGGTTGGCGACCGGCCAGCCGCTGCCGCTGCAGATCAAGTTTTTGATCGAAGGCGAAGAAGAGGTTGGCAGCGAAAACCTCGAGCGAATGCTGCCCGAGCTTCGCGATCGATTGGCCTGCGACTGCGTCGTGATCAGCGACAGCAGCCAATACGCCGACGGCCAGCCCGCGATCACCTACGGACTGCGTGGGATCGCAACCTATGAATTGGAAGTCAACGGACCAAGCCAAGATCTTCACAGCGGTTCGTTTGGGGGGGCGGTAATGAATCCGGCGATCGCGCTGTGCCATTTGCTGTCGTCCATGGTCGATCGCGAAGGACGAATTCAGATCGAAGGCTTCTACGATGATGTCATCGAACTAAGCCAAGCCGAACGGGACGCTTGGGCCAAATTGCCTCAGTCCGACGAAGCATTCGCCAAATCGGTCGGCGTCAGCGAGTTGTTCGGCGAAAAAGGCTTTACCAGCGATGAACGCCGCTGGGCCAGACCCACTTTTGATATCAATGGATTGCAAAGTGGGCATCAAGGCGAGGGCGTCAAAACCATCATCCCGGCCACCGCGTTGGCCAAATTCAGTTTCCGCTTGGTCGCCAACCAAGACCCGGTTCAGTTGACCGCGGCGATCGAGCGTCATTTGCAACAGCATGCCCCGACAGGGATTCGATACACGTTGAAACCGGATCACGGCGCCCCAGGCATGTTGGCCAACCCGCAAAGCAAGTTTGCGGTGGCGGCATCGCAGGCGATCGAATCGGCTTTCGGAGTCGCGCCGGTGATGATTCGCGAAGGCGGCTCGATCCCGATTGTCACCCGTTTCCAAGATGTGCTGGGATGCGATTGTCTGTTAATGGGGTGGGGGTTATCCGACGACAACACTCATAGCCCCAACGAAAAATTCAAAATTCAAGATTACCACCGTGGCATTGCAGCGTCGGCGATCCTGTGGGATGAACTCGGAAAACTAAGCGAAAGCAAATAG
- a CDS encoding ATP-dependent Clp protease adaptor ClpS: MADHQTMVAEPEVAKPEVERRNQSKAKKQPRYSVVLWDDTDHSYEYVVLMMKSLFRHPIETGFQIAKEVDNSGKAICLTTTLEHAELKRDQIHAFGKDELIARCKGSMSATIEPVHD; this comes from the coding sequence ATGGCAGATCATCAAACAATGGTGGCCGAACCCGAAGTGGCCAAACCCGAAGTTGAACGTCGCAATCAATCCAAAGCAAAGAAGCAGCCTCGTTACAGCGTCGTGCTGTGGGACGACACCGATCACAGCTACGAATATGTCGTGCTGATGATGAAAAGTCTGTTTCGTCATCCCATCGAAACCGGATTCCAAATTGCCAAGGAAGTCGATAACAGCGGTAAAGCAATCTGCTTGACCACGACGCTCGAGCACGCCGAACTGAAACGCGATCAGATCCATGCGTTTGGCAAAGATGAATTGATCGCCCGCTGCAAAGGCAGCATGTCGGCAACGATCGAACCCGTTCACGACTAA
- a CDS encoding sigma-70 family RNA polymerase sigma factor: MSLSEVDRQFLQRCLERAPRAWQNFVDRFLGLVVHVANHTAESRGITLDQSTRDDLVAEVFLALIANDFGVLRRFRRNCSLATYLTVVARRVIARRLATSQIGPQTASQLETVNQEAVSDNGHQSRIENREEVQQLMLRLDPQEANVVRMYHLEGKSYQEISQSVGMAENSIGPVLSRARSKMRGEAS, translated from the coding sequence GTGAGTCTTTCCGAGGTTGACCGCCAGTTTCTGCAAAGATGCCTTGAGCGTGCCCCACGCGCCTGGCAGAACTTTGTCGATCGGTTTTTAGGTTTGGTGGTTCATGTGGCGAACCACACAGCGGAATCGCGTGGAATCACGTTGGATCAATCCACGCGTGATGATCTGGTCGCCGAGGTGTTTTTGGCGTTGATCGCCAACGACTTCGGTGTGCTCCGCCGTTTCCGCCGCAATTGTTCGTTGGCGACCTATTTGACCGTCGTCGCACGCCGCGTGATCGCGCGGCGCTTGGCTACATCGCAAATCGGTCCGCAGACCGCCAGCCAATTGGAAACGGTCAATCAGGAGGCCGTGAGCGACAACGGGCATCAATCACGAATCGAAAATCGCGAAGAGGTCCAGCAGTTGATGCTGAGGCTGGATCCGCAAGAAGCCAACGTGGTGCGGATGTACCATCTCGAAGGTAAGAGTTACCAAGAGATCAGTCAGAGCGTTGGCATGGCCGAAAATAGCATCGGCCCGGTGCTGAGCCGGGCGCGATCGAAAATGCGTGGCGAAGCCTCTTAG
- a CDS encoding GntR family transcriptional regulator, whose product MFFSIETSGDIPIYEQIVRQVKLAVADGVLSGGQMLPSVRQLAADLAINSNTIARAYQELQNDRVLEPLRGRGMVVRRDALARCTKARNTLVADGVRRALADAIAGGMTRDELRELFEAELAKQEKQTAPLHAGDDSCD is encoded by the coding sequence ATGTTCTTTTCAATCGAAACGAGCGGCGACATTCCGATCTACGAGCAGATTGTTCGTCAGGTCAAATTGGCGGTCGCCGATGGCGTGCTCTCGGGCGGCCAGATGCTGCCGAGCGTCCGTCAATTGGCGGCCGATTTAGCGATCAACTCCAATACGATCGCCCGCGCGTATCAGGAACTGCAAAACGATCGCGTGCTCGAACCGCTGCGTGGCCGTGGGATGGTGGTCCGCCGCGATGCCTTGGCTCGCTGTACCAAGGCTCGTAACACGCTGGTTGCCGATGGCGTTCGCCGTGCACTTGCCGACGCGATCGCGGGCGGAATGACTCGGGACGAGCTGCGAGAACTCTTCGAAGCCGAACTCGCCAAGCAGGAAAAACAGACCGCGCCGCTGCATGCCGGAGACGATTCATGCGACTAA